From one Acidobacteriota bacterium genomic stretch:
- a CDS encoding DUF3237 domain-containing protein, with product MTAGNPLADDLLPRPELEFLFELTATLEPPQELGKTKYGTRRIINISGGTFSGPKIKGTVLRGGADWQTVREDGTADLVARYSLKTDDGLIIFVENTGIRTAPRAVLDRLARGEEVPPSEYYMRTGARMEVEAGSKYDWLNKSVIISTGMRRANSVVIHFYRVL from the coding sequence ATGACCGCAGGGAACCCTCTCGCGGACGATCTGTTGCCCAGGCCGGAACTGGAGTTCCTGTTCGAACTGACGGCCACATTGGAGCCGCCGCAGGAACTGGGCAAGACCAAATACGGCACCCGTCGCATCATCAATATCTCGGGCGGGACCTTCTCGGGACCCAAAATCAAGGGGACCGTGCTGCGCGGCGGCGCGGACTGGCAGACCGTGCGCGAAGACGGCACCGCCGACCTGGTGGCCAGGTACAGCCTGAAGACCGATGACGGCCTGATCATCTTCGTCGAAAACACGGGCATCCGGACCGCACCCAGGGCGGTTCTCGACCGCCTCGCCAGGGGTGAAGAGGTGCCCCCTTCCGAGTACTACATGCGTACCGGCGCCAGGATGGAGGTCGAGGCCGGCAGCAAGTACGATTGGCTCAACAAATCGGTCATCATATCCACGGGAATGCGCAGGGCGAACAGCGTGGTCATCCATTTCTACAGGGTGTTGTAG
- a CDS encoding SLC13 family permease gives MTLSILSLLIILAVALVLFWFEWVPPDVTALGVLLALIVLDLIPLDRAFSGFGSDTVMLLLGLLIMTAALMRTGAVEVVSRRLLEITGKHPGALLPATMLAVALFSSFINNTAAAAFFLPVILGISQRTGMSASRLLMPMAFAAILASSVTLVSTSTNVVVSGLMTQFGMPAIGMLELTPVGVSVLAAGLLYMGFFGRRLIPERPAEPTLTDTFGLRPYLAELRILERSSLDGNTLADSGLGRNYDLTVLAIIRDGKRTLDPSADTLLRTGDTLLVEGSSEAILKVKDVPGLDAQEDATVSDADLEAEGLGLAEVVLLPGSPFLGRTAKGLKMRERYRIQVLAINRRTGVIRSRLADTRLGLGDVLLVQGKHNQIAALEAENAFDVLGIMETRRFRPRQALLVTAIFIGAFIAGSMNLLPLPAAMLSGALLVFVTRCISPEEAYRQVDWKVLILIGSMLGLGVAMQSTGTAAFLADRLTALVGGWNPLWLLSGFFFLTVALTQPMSNQAAAAVVVPVAVQTALQLGLNPRTFAMMITIAASTSYLTPLEPACLMVYGPGRYRFSDFLKVGGLLTVVVYLVAIFLAPRLWPL, from the coding sequence ATGACCCTTTCGATCCTGTCGCTGTTGATCATCCTCGCCGTAGCGCTCGTCCTCTTCTGGTTCGAGTGGGTGCCTCCGGACGTGACCGCGCTGGGGGTGCTGCTCGCCCTGATCGTCCTGGATTTGATCCCCCTGGACCGGGCGTTCTCCGGTTTCGGGAGCGACACGGTCATGCTCCTCCTCGGCCTTTTGATCATGACCGCGGCCCTGATGCGCACGGGAGCGGTGGAGGTCGTGAGCCGCCGTTTACTGGAAATTACGGGCAAACATCCCGGAGCCCTGCTGCCCGCGACCATGCTGGCCGTGGCGTTGTTCAGTTCCTTCATCAACAACACGGCCGCCGCGGCGTTCTTCCTCCCGGTGATCCTGGGCATCAGCCAGAGAACGGGGATGAGCGCCTCGCGTCTCCTGATGCCCATGGCTTTCGCGGCGATCCTGGCCAGTTCGGTGACCCTGGTGAGTACCTCGACCAACGTGGTGGTGAGCGGCCTGATGACCCAGTTCGGCATGCCGGCGATCGGCATGCTGGAGTTGACGCCGGTCGGGGTTTCCGTGCTGGCGGCCGGCCTGCTCTACATGGGGTTCTTCGGCAGGCGGCTGATCCCCGAGCGCCCGGCCGAGCCGACCCTGACCGACACCTTCGGCCTGCGCCCCTACCTGGCCGAGCTGCGCATCCTGGAGCGATCCTCCCTTGACGGCAACACGCTGGCGGACTCCGGCCTGGGGCGGAATTACGACCTGACGGTACTGGCCATCATCCGCGACGGGAAGCGCACGCTCGACCCGTCCGCCGACACCCTGTTGCGGACGGGAGACACCCTGCTGGTGGAGGGGTCCTCCGAGGCGATCCTGAAGGTCAAGGACGTCCCGGGCCTCGACGCGCAGGAGGATGCCACGGTCTCGGACGCGGACCTGGAGGCCGAGGGGCTGGGCCTGGCGGAGGTGGTGCTGCTGCCCGGCTCGCCCTTCCTCGGGCGCACGGCCAAGGGCCTGAAGATGCGGGAGCGCTACCGGATCCAGGTCCTGGCCATCAACCGCCGCACGGGGGTGATCCGGTCGAGGCTCGCCGACACCCGCCTGGGGCTGGGGGATGTGCTGCTCGTGCAGGGAAAGCACAACCAGATCGCGGCGCTCGAGGCGGAGAACGCTTTCGACGTACTGGGCATCATGGAGACCCGGCGGTTCCGTCCCAGGCAGGCGTTGCTGGTGACGGCGATCTTCATCGGCGCGTTCATCGCCGGCTCGATGAACCTCCTCCCCCTGCCGGCCGCCATGCTTTCCGGCGCCCTGCTGGTCTTCGTGACGCGCTGCATCTCACCCGAAGAGGCCTATCGCCAGGTGGATTGGAAGGTGCTGATCCTGATCGGCAGCATGCTGGGCCTGGGGGTGGCGATGCAGTCCACCGGCACGGCGGCGTTTCTGGCCGACCGGCTGACCGCGCTGGTGGGGGGGTGGAACCCGCTCTGGCTGCTGAGCGGGTTCTTCTTCCTCACGGTGGCCCTGACCCAGCCGATGTCCAACCAGGCGGCTGCGGCCGTCGTCGTCCCGGTCGCGGTGCAGACCGCCCTGCAGCTGGGCCTGAACCCGCGCACCTTCGCCATGATGATAACGATCGCGGCCAGCACCTCGTATTTGACCCCCCTGGAGCCCGCCTGCCTGATGGTCTACGGGCCGGGCCGCTACCGCTTCAGCGATTTTCTCAAGGTGGGCGGTCTTCTCACGGTGGTCGTCTATCTCGTGGCGATCTTTCTGGCCCCCCGGCTCTGGCCCCTGTGA